The Listeria cossartiae subsp. cossartiae genome includes a region encoding these proteins:
- a CDS encoding NAD(P)/FAD-dependent oxidoreductase, which yields MQKIVIIGGGIVGASAAYLLSKEQVEVTLIDSGEPGQATRAAAGIICPWLSKRRNKYWYELAKNSAAFYKEIAQMLEHETGRDSGYKQVGVLALRQTEEKVTELFNLAKERRLDAEVMGEIERLSEAETKQKFPLVKPGFGSVYVSGAARVNGGLFCETLLSAAKENGVKIKSGRARFSADGEIFVGEEKESYDKLIIASGAWLADLLQDAGFHTDVLAQKGQLLELDFSEFETDEWPVILPPSAKSIVPFDNGKVIVGATHEKAAGFNTEPTATGKAEILTEVTRFMEGDLAHRVAHVAVGTRPYTPDFAPLIGQLPGFESVFLANGLGASGLTTGPYVGKLLADLALGNAVELALENYEPSKYISK from the coding sequence ATGCAAAAAATAGTCATCATTGGCGGTGGAATTGTTGGAGCCAGCGCAGCATATTTATTATCAAAAGAACAGGTAGAAGTAACGTTAATTGATTCCGGTGAACCGGGACAAGCAACCCGTGCGGCGGCGGGGATTATTTGCCCGTGGTTGTCCAAAAGACGGAATAAATATTGGTATGAACTGGCGAAAAATAGTGCGGCTTTTTATAAGGAAATAGCGCAAATGCTCGAACATGAAACGGGACGTGATTCGGGTTACAAGCAAGTCGGCGTACTCGCACTTCGGCAGACAGAAGAAAAAGTAACCGAGCTGTTTAACCTCGCAAAAGAAAGACGTTTGGATGCGGAAGTCATGGGTGAGATTGAACGATTATCAGAAGCAGAAACTAAGCAAAAATTTCCGCTCGTTAAACCGGGCTTTGGTTCAGTTTATGTCAGTGGAGCAGCGCGCGTGAATGGCGGTTTATTTTGTGAAACATTACTTTCCGCTGCGAAAGAAAATGGCGTGAAAATCAAATCTGGTCGCGCTCGTTTTTCAGCCGATGGAGAAATCTTTGTTGGCGAGGAAAAAGAAAGCTACGATAAATTAATTATTGCATCTGGTGCTTGGTTGGCCGATTTGTTACAAGATGCTGGTTTCCATACCGATGTTTTAGCGCAAAAAGGGCAATTGTTGGAACTGGATTTTAGCGAGTTTGAAACGGATGAATGGCCCGTTATTTTGCCGCCTAGTGCTAAATCGATTGTTCCTTTTGATAATGGGAAAGTAATTGTTGGCGCAACTCATGAAAAAGCTGCTGGCTTTAATACAGAGCCAACAGCAACAGGGAAAGCGGAAATCTTAACAGAGGTCACGCGATTTATGGAAGGTGATTTGGCGCATAGAGTTGCTCATGTCGCTGTCGGAACTAGACCGTACACACCAGATTTCGCACCACTCATTGGTCAGTTACCGGGTTTTGAATCGGTCTTTTTAGCAAATGGTCTCGGTGCATCTGGGTTAACAACTGGACCGTATGTCGGCAAACTTTTGGCGGATTTGGCACTTGGAAACGCAGTCGAATTAGCTTTAGAAAACTATGAACCAAGTAAATATATTAGTAAATAG
- a CDS encoding GGDEF domain-containing protein, with protein MPNILDSLWNSMALFLSALFFHGMALRSIREKKPAWFQIKFANEIINYALGIYYGLLGVYFIIRGLPGTDSGIYTDMLLNILIVLHLFSSAGPATIALLLIVAGKLFLGDALFANFIYVFLIIGFHFICMEVAKLRLSSVQKVVLVKLSAIPLMLFYLHQKIHLAYTLDDLPIWILYFVVSFFITFIIISASYYIDTSNKLIYDLQQSTILDPLTGLTNFRHFEKAFEAAFNYATLKKSNLSVIIIDIDYFKRVNDTYGHLAGNGVLSTFSQMLLKISFPPNTVISRIGGEEFAIVLPNINVSETQHLAEKIRRKVEKIDVPIVASGSVITISAGIANYDGENYPSANELLHAADQALYNAKRNGRNQVHIRETEPII; from the coding sequence ATGCCAAATATTCTTGATTCATTATGGAACAGCATGGCGCTTTTTTTATCAGCGCTTTTTTTTCACGGAATGGCACTTCGGTCAATTAGAGAAAAAAAGCCCGCTTGGTTCCAAATAAAATTTGCTAATGAAATTATTAATTACGCACTGGGCATTTACTACGGCCTTCTAGGTGTTTATTTTATTATCCGCGGATTGCCTGGCACGGACTCCGGGATTTATACAGATATGCTACTCAATATTTTAATCGTATTGCATTTGTTCTCATCGGCCGGACCAGCTACTATCGCCCTATTACTTATCGTCGCAGGCAAACTGTTTCTTGGTGATGCGCTGTTCGCCAATTTTATTTATGTTTTTTTAATTATCGGCTTTCACTTTATTTGTATGGAAGTGGCCAAATTACGCCTTAGTTCCGTGCAAAAAGTCGTCTTAGTCAAACTTAGCGCCATCCCGCTAATGCTATTTTATTTGCATCAAAAAATACATTTAGCCTATACGCTAGATGATTTACCGATTTGGATACTCTACTTTGTGGTTTCTTTTTTTATTACCTTCATTATTATTTCAGCGTCTTATTATATCGATACGTCCAACAAATTGATTTACGACTTGCAGCAGTCCACCATTCTTGATCCGCTTACTGGTTTGACGAACTTCCGCCACTTCGAAAAAGCATTTGAAGCCGCTTTTAACTATGCTACTTTAAAAAAATCGAATTTAAGTGTCATTATTATTGATATTGATTATTTTAAACGGGTAAATGATACATATGGCCATTTAGCTGGAAATGGTGTTTTATCTACTTTTAGCCAAATGCTGTTAAAGATTAGCTTTCCGCCGAATACGGTTATTTCAAGGATTGGCGGCGAGGAATTTGCGATTGTTTTGCCGAATATTAATGTTAGCGAAACACAGCATTTAGCAGAAAAAATCCGTCGAAAAGTGGAGAAAATCGATGTACCGATTGTTGCATCTGGCTCGGTTATTACTATTTCTGCTGGAATTGCGAATTATGATGGTGAAAATTATCCGAGCGCAAATGAACTACTTCATGCAGCAGATCAAGCCCTTTATAATGCAAAACGAAATGGACGAAACCAAGTACATATTCGCGAAACAGAGCCAATTATTTAA